The window TGCTGATGATGGTCGAGCACGCGCCGGCCGCGCGTCGCTCGTTCTTCGGCAGCCTGCCGCAAGGCGCAACCCCGGTCGGGCTGATGCTGTCCACCGGCGCATTCGCGCTGGCCAGCCTGTTGCCGGAGGAAGATTTCCTGGCCTGGGGCTGGCGGGTGCCGTTTCTCGCGAGTGTGGTGATGTTTGCGATCGGCGCCTATATCCGCCGGGATGTTGCGGAATCGCCGGTCTTTGTCGCCATGAAAAGCGAGCAGAAGATTCGCGCCTTTCCGGCCCGCGACGTTATCAGGCGGCACTGGCGCTCCCTGCTGCTGCTGATCGGCGGCAAGCTCGGCGAGGTCACGCTGTACTTTACGCTCGTGGTGTTTTCGGTCTCCTACGCCATCGGCACGCTCGGGTTTTCCCGCAGCGAGGTGTTGCGCGCGATCACGGTGGCCGCCGCCTTCCAGATCGTCGGCATTCCCTTGTTCGGCTGGCTTGGCGACAAGGTCGGCTCCCGTCGTCTCTATATCGCCGGCGGCCTGCTGCTGGCGGTGTCGGCGGTTCCGCTGGTGATAGCGCTCGGCAGCGGATCGGCGCTGGCGTTCCAGATCGCCGTCATTGTCGGACTCTCGATCAACTATGCGGCGATGTTCGGTCCGCAATCGCATCTCTACAGCGAGCAGTTCCCGCCGGAGCTGCGTTATTCCGGCATGTCGATCGGCATCCAGGTTGCCGGTGCGCTGGGTGGCGGGCTTGCCCCGATCGTGGCGACAACGCTGATTGCGAGCTTCGGCACCATCCAGGCGGTCGGGGTGTATCTCGCCGGCCTCGGCCTTCTCGCCGCGGCCTGCGCCTTCCTGATGCGGCAGACCTATCAACCGGCGTCCCAAATCCAGCTCTGACATCCACAGAGGATAACAACCATGTCGGCAACACCCCTCAAGGCCCATGCGGACAAGACCCATCACGCCAAACGCGTGGACGCCGATCTCGAAAGTCTGCACCGGACCAGCAGCTGGACCGATCAGGAAAAACTGACGTTCACCGCCCACATCCTGGCCGCCGAAGGCCACTTCGGCGGGCTGGCCGGCCAGCTGACCGCGCGGATCGGGCCGGACCGGTTTCTGACACTGCCGCTCGGCACCGGCTTCGACGAAGCCAAGCCCACCGGTTTCATCATGGTCGACGGCGATCTCAACGTGATCGAAGGTGACGGGATTCCCAATCCCGCCACGCGATTCCATCTGTGGATCTACAAACACAAGCCGGCCATTCGCTCCATTGTGCACACCCACCCGCCGGCCACCTCGGCCCTGTCCATGATCGGCCAACCGCTGATCGTCGCGCACATGGACGTGTGCATGTTCCAGGACCAGTGCGCCTATCTGCCGGATTGGCCGGGGCTTCCGATCGGGGACGAGGAGGGGATCGTTATTTCCGCTGCGCTTGGCGAGAGGAAAACCATTTTGCTCGCCAATCACGGCCTGATCACCACCGGCAATACGATCGAGGAGGCGGCCTATCTCGCCTTCTTCTTCGAACGCGCGGCGGCGCTGCAACTGACCGCTGCGGCCGCCGGCACAATCCATCCGGTCGATCCCGACAAGGCGCGGGAGGCGCGCGACTTTCTGCTCAAGCCCAAGATCGTCGAGATGACCTTCGAATACCTGGCCCGCAAGGTCGAACGTCAGAGAATGTAATGTGAGAGCTCAAGGCGTCCG is drawn from Bradyrhizobium prioriisuperbiae and contains these coding sequences:
- a CDS encoding aldolase, which encodes MSATPLKAHADKTHHAKRVDADLESLHRTSSWTDQEKLTFTAHILAAEGHFGGLAGQLTARIGPDRFLTLPLGTGFDEAKPTGFIMVDGDLNVIEGDGIPNPATRFHLWIYKHKPAIRSIVHTHPPATSALSMIGQPLIVAHMDVCMFQDQCAYLPDWPGLPIGDEEGIVISAALGERKTILLANHGLITTGNTIEEAAYLAFFFERAAALQLTAAAAGTIHPVDPDKAREARDFLLKPKIVEMTFEYLARKVERQRM
- a CDS encoding MFS transporter produces the protein MVEIADVTAESFAQPFPDSVADSRSMLKVTLATMIGSAIEAFDFLTYGTAAALVFNKLFFPTFNPTAAQLAAFGAFAAGFFARPVGGLIFGHYGDRLGRKKMLMLGLVLMGVATVAIGLLPTYASIGLAAPILLIVLRIAQGISFGGEYAGGMLMMVEHAPAARRSFFGSLPQGATPVGLMLSTGAFALASLLPEEDFLAWGWRVPFLASVVMFAIGAYIRRDVAESPVFVAMKSEQKIRAFPARDVIRRHWRSLLLLIGGKLGEVTLYFTLVVFSVSYAIGTLGFSRSEVLRAITVAAAFQIVGIPLFGWLGDKVGSRRLYIAGGLLLAVSAVPLVIALGSGSALAFQIAVIVGLSINYAAMFGPQSHLYSEQFPPELRYSGMSIGIQVAGALGGGLAPIVATTLIASFGTIQAVGVYLAGLGLLAAACAFLMRQTYQPASQIQL